The proteins below are encoded in one region of Citrobacter enshiensis:
- the birA gene encoding bifunctional biotin--[acetyl-CoA-carboxylase] ligase/biotin operon repressor BirA, with product MKDNTVPLTLISLLADGEFHSGEQLGEKLGMSRAAINKHIQTLRDWGVDVFTVPGKGYSLPEPIQLLDASRILSQLDGGNVSVLPVIDSTNQYLLDRIGQLNSGDACVAEYQQAGRGRRGRKWFSPFGANLYLSMFWRLEQGPAAAIGLSLVIGIVMAEVLRELGADKVRVKWPNDLYLLDRKLAGILVELTGKTGDAAQIVIGAGINMAMRRVEEGIVNQGWINLQEAGITLDRNTLAARLIRELRAALELFEQEGLTPYLSRWEKLDNFINRPVKLIIGDKEIFGISRGIDTQGALLLEQDGEIKSWMGGEISLRSAE from the coding sequence ATGAAGGATAATACCGTTCCTCTGACGCTCATTTCATTATTGGCCGATGGTGAATTTCATTCCGGTGAGCAACTGGGTGAAAAGCTGGGAATGAGTCGCGCGGCAATTAACAAGCATATCCAGACGTTACGCGACTGGGGTGTGGATGTGTTTACCGTTCCAGGCAAAGGATACAGTTTGCCGGAGCCGATACAGCTACTGGATGCTTCTCGTATCCTTAGCCAACTGGATGGCGGCAATGTTTCAGTACTTCCCGTTATAGATTCTACTAATCAGTACTTACTGGACCGTATCGGCCAGTTGAATTCTGGTGATGCCTGCGTGGCAGAATACCAGCAGGCTGGTCGTGGCCGACGTGGGCGCAAATGGTTTTCACCGTTTGGCGCCAATCTGTACCTCTCTATGTTCTGGCGTCTGGAGCAAGGCCCAGCCGCGGCGATTGGCCTGAGCCTGGTTATCGGTATCGTCATGGCAGAGGTGTTGCGTGAACTGGGTGCCGATAAAGTCCGGGTTAAATGGCCCAACGACCTTTACCTTCTGGATCGGAAACTTGCCGGTATTCTTGTCGAGTTAACAGGAAAAACAGGTGATGCCGCGCAAATTGTCATCGGGGCAGGGATCAATATGGCGATGCGCCGTGTTGAAGAAGGGATTGTGAATCAGGGATGGATTAACCTTCAGGAAGCCGGGATTACCCTTGATCGCAATACACTGGCAGCGAGACTCATTAGAGAACTGCGCGCCGCGCTGGAATTATTTGAACAAGAAGGTTTGACTCCTTATCTGTCTCGCTGGGAAAAACTGGATAACTTTATTAATCGCCCTGTGAAGTTGATCATCGGTGATAAAGAGATATTCGGTATTTCTCGAGGAATCGATACTCAAGGAGCATTACTACTTGAACAGGATGGTGAGATTAAATCCTGGATGGGCGGGGAAATATCGCTGAGAAGCGCAGAATAA
- a CDS encoding MFS transporter, whose product MDVEVSVDAIKNKPKRISNIQTVTLVLLFMAGIVNFLDRSSLSVAGEAIRGELGLSATEFGVLLSAFSLSYGFSQLPSGILLDRFGPRIVLGAGLIFWSLMQVLTGMVNSFSHFIIMRIGLGIGEAPFMPAGVKSITDWYAQKERGTALGIFNSSTVIGQAIAPPALVLMQIAWGWRTMFVIIGVAGILVGLCWYAWYRNRAQFVLMDDERAWLSVPAKPRPKLHFKEWLALFRHRTTWGMILGFSGVNYTGWLYIAWLPGYLQAEQGFSLAKTGWVAAIPFLAAAVGMWVNGIAVDRLAKHGYDLAKTRKTAIVVGLIMSALGTLLVVQSSTPAQAVAFISMALFCVHFAGTSAWGLVQVMVSETKVASVAAIQNFGSFIFASFAPVVTGWVVDTTHSFNLALVIAACVTFTGAVCYFFIVKDRIE is encoded by the coding sequence ATGGATGTTGAAGTATCAGTTGATGCAATTAAAAATAAACCAAAACGAATTAGCAATATCCAGACGGTAACATTAGTTTTATTATTCATGGCTGGAATAGTTAATTTCTTAGATCGCTCTTCTCTGAGCGTAGCAGGTGAAGCTATTCGTGGTGAATTGGGATTATCGGCTACAGAATTTGGTGTACTACTTTCTGCATTTTCACTTTCATATGGGTTTTCACAGCTACCCTCGGGCATTTTGCTCGATCGTTTTGGCCCAAGAATTGTGTTGGGTGCCGGCTTAATTTTCTGGTCATTAATGCAAGTATTAACCGGCATGGTTAACTCATTTAGCCATTTTATCATCATGCGGATTGGCCTTGGCATCGGTGAAGCCCCTTTTATGCCTGCGGGTGTGAAATCCATTACGGACTGGTATGCGCAAAAAGAGCGAGGGACTGCGCTGGGAATTTTTAACTCCTCCACGGTTATCGGCCAGGCTATTGCGCCTCCCGCACTGGTTCTTATGCAAATTGCATGGGGGTGGAGAACCATGTTCGTCATTATTGGTGTCGCGGGGATATTGGTTGGCCTCTGCTGGTATGCCTGGTATCGCAATCGTGCGCAGTTCGTTTTGATGGATGATGAGCGGGCCTGGCTGTCTGTACCTGCCAAGCCTCGGCCTAAACTGCATTTTAAAGAATGGCTGGCGCTTTTCAGGCACCGTACCACCTGGGGGATGATTCTTGGATTTTCAGGCGTCAACTATACAGGCTGGCTCTATATTGCCTGGTTGCCGGGGTATTTACAGGCAGAGCAAGGATTTAGTTTAGCGAAGACGGGCTGGGTGGCAGCCATCCCTTTTCTTGCCGCGGCGGTGGGAATGTGGGTAAACGGGATTGCCGTAGACCGATTGGCTAAACATGGCTATGACCTTGCGAAAACGCGTAAAACGGCAATTGTTGTAGGACTGATAATGTCAGCGCTGGGGACTCTGCTGGTTGTTCAATCTTCTACGCCTGCGCAGGCCGTCGCCTTTATTTCAATGGCGCTATTCTGCGTACATTTTGCTGGCACGTCGGCCTGGGGACTGGTTCAGGTTATGGTGTCTGAAACAAAAGTGGCCTCGGTGGCCGCGATTCAAAATTTTGGTAGCTTCATTTTTGCCTCTTTTGCTCCCGTCGTTACGGGGTGGGTGGTGGATACGACCCATTCCTTTAATCTTGCACTGGTGATCGCGGCCTGCGTTACGTTTACCGGGGCGGTTTGCTATTTCTTCATTGTGAAGGATCGCATTGAGTGA
- the sthA gene encoding Si-specific NAD(P)(+) transhydrogenase, whose translation MPHSYDYDAIVIGSGPGGEGAAMGLVKLGARVAVIERYHNVGGGCTHWGTIPSKALRHAVSRIIEFNQNPLYSDHSRLLRSSFADILNHADNVINQQTRMRQGFYERNHCEILQGNAHFVDEHTLALECRDGTVETLTAEKFVIACGSRPYHPGDVDFSHPRVYDSDSILSLQHEPRHVLIYGAGVIGCEYASIFRGMDVKVDLINTRDRLLAFLDQEMSDSLSYHFWNSGVVIRHNEEYEKIEGCDDGVIMHLKSGKKLKADCLLYANGRTGNTDSLALENIGLETDSRGQLKVNSMYQTALPHVYAVGDVIGYPSLASAAYDQGRIAAHALVKGEATAHLIEDIPTGIYTIPEISSVGKTEQQLTAMKVPYEVGRAQFKHLARAQIVGMNVGTLKILFHRETKEILGIHCFGERAAEIIHIGQAIMEQKGGGNTIEYFVNTTFNYPTMAEAYRVAALNGLNRLF comes from the coding sequence ATGCCACATTCCTACGATTACGATGCAATAGTAATAGGTTCAGGCCCCGGCGGCGAAGGCGCTGCAATGGGTCTGGTTAAGCTTGGAGCGCGCGTCGCCGTCATTGAGCGCTATCATAACGTTGGCGGCGGTTGTACCCACTGGGGCACTATCCCGTCAAAAGCGCTCCGTCACGCCGTCAGCCGTATCATCGAATTCAATCAGAACCCTCTTTACAGCGACCATTCCCGACTGCTTCGTTCTTCCTTTGCCGATATTCTCAACCATGCCGATAACGTAATAAATCAGCAAACTCGCATGCGGCAGGGTTTTTATGAGCGTAATCACTGCGAAATTCTGCAAGGTAACGCCCATTTTGTTGACGAACACACGCTTGCACTGGAATGCCGTGACGGTACAGTAGAAACGTTGACGGCCGAGAAATTTGTCATCGCCTGCGGTTCTCGCCCGTATCATCCTGGCGATGTCGACTTCTCGCATCCCCGAGTGTATGACAGTGATTCCATTCTCAGCCTGCAACATGAACCGCGCCACGTGCTTATCTATGGCGCAGGGGTCATTGGCTGTGAATACGCCTCGATATTCCGGGGAATGGATGTCAAAGTCGACCTGATCAATACCCGCGATCGTCTGCTGGCATTCCTCGATCAGGAAATGTCCGACTCCCTCTCTTACCACTTCTGGAACAGCGGCGTCGTCATTCGCCACAATGAAGAGTACGAGAAAATCGAAGGGTGTGATGATGGCGTGATCATGCACCTGAAATCCGGCAAAAAACTGAAAGCGGATTGCCTGCTGTACGCAAACGGGCGCACCGGTAACACGGATTCGCTGGCGCTGGAAAATATTGGCCTGGAAACAGACAGCCGCGGTCAGTTGAAAGTCAACAGCATGTACCAAACGGCATTACCGCACGTGTATGCCGTGGGCGATGTGATCGGTTACCCGAGCCTTGCCTCTGCAGCTTACGATCAGGGACGTATCGCAGCACACGCGCTGGTCAAAGGTGAAGCCACCGCCCATCTTATCGAAGATATCCCCACCGGGATTTACACCATTCCGGAAATCAGTTCTGTCGGTAAAACCGAACAGCAGCTGACAGCGATGAAAGTGCCATATGAAGTAGGACGTGCCCAGTTTAAACATCTGGCGCGGGCGCAAATCGTTGGGATGAATGTCGGAACGCTGAAAATCCTGTTCCATCGTGAAACCAAAGAAATTCTGGGAATCCATTGCTTTGGCGAGCGTGCGGCAGAAATTATTCATATCGGCCAGGCGATCATGGAACAAAAAGGTGGCGGTAACACGATCGAGTACTTCGTTAACACCACCTTTAACTACCCAACCATGGCGGAAGCCTATCGGGTAGCGGCGTTAAATGGTTTAAACCGCCTGTTTTAA
- the murB gene encoding UDP-N-acetylmuramate dehydrogenase, whose product MNHSLKPWNTFGIEQCANAIVCAENEQQVLNAWQLADSLGHPVLILGEGSNVLFLESFRGTVIINRIKGIAVTEKTDAWHLHVGAGENWHHLVQYSLQQGMPGLENLALIPGCVGSSPIQNIGAYGVELQRVCEYVDCVELSTGKHLRVSAEECRFGYRDSIFKHEYQDRFVIVAVGLRLPKHWQPVLTYGDLARLDPATVTPQQVFESVCHMRTTKLPDPKVNGNAGSFFKNPVVTAEIAQVLLSKFPGAPHYPQVDGSVKLAAGWLIDQCQLKGVGIGGAAVHRQQALVLINADNATSEDVVQLAHLVREKVGEKFNVWLEPEVRFIGPTGEINAVEVIA is encoded by the coding sequence ATGAATCACTCCCTTAAACCCTGGAATACCTTCGGTATTGAACAATGCGCCAATGCAATTGTTTGTGCTGAAAATGAACAACAAGTACTGAACGCATGGCAATTAGCAGACTCACTTGGTCATCCGGTATTGATACTGGGTGAGGGGAGTAATGTGCTCTTCCTTGAATCTTTCCGGGGTACGGTGATCATTAACCGTATCAAGGGAATTGCAGTGACGGAAAAAACGGATGCGTGGCACTTGCACGTCGGTGCGGGTGAAAACTGGCATCATCTGGTGCAGTACTCTCTTCAGCAGGGAATGCCTGGCCTGGAAAATCTGGCGCTAATTCCCGGCTGTGTTGGTTCATCCCCTATCCAGAATATCGGTGCTTATGGCGTAGAGCTACAACGTGTCTGCGAATATGTTGACTGCGTTGAGTTGTCGACAGGTAAACATCTGCGCGTAAGTGCTGAAGAATGCCGTTTTGGTTACCGCGACAGTATTTTCAAACATGAATATCAGGATCGCTTCGTGATTGTCGCCGTTGGCCTGCGCTTGCCTAAACATTGGCAGCCGGTACTGACTTACGGAGATCTCGCGCGTCTGGATCCTGCAACGGTCACACCTCAGCAAGTTTTTGAGTCCGTCTGCCATATGCGTACCACAAAGCTGCCCGATCCAAAAGTAAACGGTAATGCGGGGAGCTTCTTTAAAAATCCGGTTGTCACAGCTGAGATTGCACAGGTACTGCTGTCAAAATTCCCTGGAGCGCCACATTATCCGCAGGTGGATGGTTCGGTGAAACTGGCTGCAGGCTGGCTCATCGACCAGTGTCAATTGAAAGGCGTGGGTATCGGTGGTGCCGCTGTACACCGGCAGCAGGCACTGGTGCTGATCAATGCAGATAATGCGACAAGTGAAGACGTTGTGCAGCTTGCACACCTTGTGCGTGAGAAAGTGGGCGAAAAATTTAATGTCTGGCTGGAGCCAGAGGTTCGCTTCATTGGACCTACAGGTGAAATAAACGCTGTGGAGGTCATCGCATGA
- the murI gene encoding glutamate racemase — protein sequence MATQLQDGNTPCLAATPSDPRPTVLVFDSGVGGLSVYDEIRHLLPDLHYIYAFDNVAFPYGEKSEEFIVERVVEIVTAVQQRYPLALAVIACNTASTVSLPALREKFAFPVVGVVPAIKPAARLTANGVVGLLATRGTVKRPYTHELIARFANECQISMLGSAELVELAEAKLHGAPVPLEELRRILRPWLRMQEPPDTVVLGCTHFPLLQEELLQVLPEGTRLVDSGAAIARRTAWLLEHEAPDAKSTDANIAFCMAATPETEQLLPVLQRYGFKTLEKLAV from the coding sequence ATGGCTACCCAACTGCAGGACGGGAATACACCTTGTCTGGCAGCTACACCTTCTGATCCACGTCCCACCGTGCTGGTGTTTGATTCCGGCGTCGGTGGGCTGTCAGTTTATGATGAGATTCGGCATCTCCTGCCGGATCTCCACTATATATACGCATTCGACAACGTCGCTTTTCCCTATGGGGAGAAAAGCGAAGAGTTTATCGTTGAGCGTGTTGTTGAAATTGTCACTGCAGTTCAGCAGCGTTACCCACTCGCGCTGGCCGTTATTGCCTGCAACACGGCCAGTACGGTTTCACTTCCTGCATTACGTGAAAAGTTTGCTTTCCCGGTTGTGGGGGTCGTTCCTGCCATTAAACCGGCGGCGAGACTGACGGCGAATGGCGTGGTGGGGCTACTGGCGACGCGAGGGACGGTTAAACGACCTTATACCCATGAGCTGATTGCGCGCTTTGCTAATGAATGTCAGATTTCCATGTTGGGTTCTGCAGAGTTGGTAGAGCTGGCTGAAGCCAAGCTGCACGGCGCTCCTGTTCCCCTGGAAGAGTTGCGACGCATCCTGCGTCCCTGGCTTCGCATGCAAGAGCCGCCCGATACGGTGGTATTGGGATGCACGCATTTCCCTCTATTACAGGAAGAATTATTACAGGTGCTTCCTGAAGGGACGCGGCTGGTAGATTCCGGTGCAGCAATTGCGCGCCGTACGGCCTGGCTGTTAGAACATGAAGCACCAGATGCAAAATCAACGGATGCGAACATTGCGTTTTGCATGGCGGCTACGCCAGAGACTGAACAGTTATTACCCGTTTTACAGCGCTATGGCTTCAAAACGCTCGAAAAACTGGCTGTTTAA
- the trmA gene encoding tRNA (uridine(54)-C5)-methyltransferase TrmA, translating into MTPEHLPTEQYDAQLAEKVVRLQSMMAPFSDLMPEVFRSPVSHYRMRAEFRLWHDGDDLYHIMFDQQTKNRIRVDSFPAASELINQLMTAMIEGVRGNHTLRHKLFQIDYLTTMSNQAVVSLLYHKKLDDAWRKEAEALRDALRAKNLNVHLIGRATKTKIELDQDFIDERLPVAGKEMIYRQVENSFTQPNAAMNIQMLEWALDATKGSTGDLLELYCGNGNFSLALARNFDRVLATEIAKPSVAAAQYNIAANHIDNVQIIRMAAEEFTQAMNGVREFNRLQGIDLKSYQCETIFVDPPRSGLDSETEKMVLAYPRILYISCNPQTLCKNLETLSQTHNVSRLALFDQFPYTHHMECGVLLTAK; encoded by the coding sequence ATGACCCCCGAACACCTTCCGACAGAACAGTATGACGCGCAGCTTGCCGAGAAAGTCGTCCGTTTGCAGAGTATGATGGCGCCGTTTTCTGACCTGATGCCGGAAGTGTTTCGCTCGCCGGTCAGTCACTACCGTATGCGTGCCGAATTTCGTTTATGGCACGATGGTGATGACCTTTACCACATCATGTTTGATCAGCAGACCAAAAACCGCATTCGCGTCGACAGCTTCCCGGCCGCCAGCGAGCTGATCAACCAACTGATGACTGCCATGATTGAAGGCGTTCGTGGCAATCACACGCTACGCCACAAACTGTTCCAGATTGATTACCTCACCACGATGAGCAATCAGGCGGTGGTATCGCTGCTGTACCATAAAAAACTGGATGATGCCTGGCGTAAAGAAGCCGAAGCCCTACGCGATGCGTTACGCGCAAAAAATCTGAATGTGCATCTGATTGGCCGGGCGACCAAAACCAAAATTGAGCTGGACCAGGATTTCATTGACGAACGTCTACCGGTTGCCGGGAAAGAGATGATCTACCGCCAGGTAGAGAACAGTTTTACCCAACCCAACGCAGCGATGAACATTCAAATGCTGGAATGGGCGCTGGATGCCACCAAAGGATCGACGGGCGACCTGCTTGAGCTGTACTGCGGTAACGGTAACTTTTCGTTAGCGCTGGCGCGCAATTTTGACCGCGTACTGGCGACGGAAATCGCCAAACCGTCAGTGGCAGCAGCACAGTACAATATTGCTGCGAATCACATTGATAACGTGCAAATTATTCGTATGGCTGCGGAAGAGTTTACCCAGGCGATGAACGGCGTGCGCGAATTCAACCGTCTGCAGGGCATTGATCTGAAGAGTTATCAGTGCGAAACCATTTTTGTTGATCCGCCACGTAGCGGTCTGGACAGTGAAACCGAAAAAATGGTGCTGGCGTATCCGCGTATCCTCTACATCTCCTGTAACCCACAGACGCTCTGCAAGAACCTGGAAACATTAAGCCAGACGCACAATGTGTCACGCCTGGCGTTGTTCGATCAGTTCCCGTATACGCACCATATGGAGTGCGGGGTCTTGCTGACAGCGAAGTAA
- the oxyR gene encoding DNA-binding transcriptional regulator OxyR, with translation MNIRDLEYLVALAEHRHFRRAADSCHVSQPTLSGQIRKLEDELGVMLLERTSRKVLFTQAGLLLVDQARTVLREVKVLKEMASQQGETMSGPLHIGLIPTVGPYLLPHIIPMLHQTFPKLEMYLHEAQTHQLLAQLDSGKLDCVILALVKESEAFIEVPLFDEPMMLAIYEDHPWANRDRVPMSDLAGEKLLMLEDGHCLRDQAMGFCFEAGADEDTHFRATSLETLRNMVAAGSGITLLPALAVPRERKRDGVVYLPCIKPEPRRTVGLVYRPGSPLRSRYEQLAEAIRGSMDGHFDNALKQAV, from the coding sequence ATGAATATTCGTGATCTTGAATACCTGGTGGCATTAGCCGAACATCGTCACTTCCGGAGGGCGGCGGACTCCTGTCACGTTAGCCAACCGACGCTGAGCGGACAGATCCGCAAGCTGGAAGATGAGCTGGGCGTGATGCTGCTGGAGCGTACGAGTCGCAAAGTTCTGTTCACTCAGGCAGGTTTGCTGCTGGTGGATCAGGCGCGTACCGTACTGCGTGAGGTCAAAGTGCTCAAGGAGATGGCAAGCCAGCAAGGCGAGACAATGTCTGGTCCGCTGCATATTGGTTTGATCCCAACGGTTGGCCCTTATTTGCTGCCGCATATTATTCCCATGCTGCATCAGACCTTCCCGAAGTTAGAAATGTACTTGCATGAGGCACAGACGCATCAATTGTTAGCGCAACTGGATAGCGGCAAACTCGACTGCGTTATTCTGGCGCTGGTGAAGGAGAGCGAGGCGTTTATCGAAGTCCCGCTGTTTGATGAACCGATGATGCTGGCGATCTATGAAGATCACCCGTGGGCGAACCGCGATCGCGTGCCGATGTCCGATCTGGCGGGTGAAAAACTGCTGATGCTGGAAGATGGCCACTGTCTGCGCGACCAGGCGATGGGGTTCTGTTTTGAAGCCGGTGCGGATGAAGATACCCATTTCCGGGCGACCAGTCTGGAAACATTACGCAATATGGTAGCGGCAGGAAGCGGGATTACCCTGTTGCCTGCGCTGGCGGTTCCGCGGGAGCGTAAGCGTGATGGCGTGGTTTATCTGCCTTGTATTAAGCCTGAACCGCGTCGTACGGTTGGGTTGGTTTATCGTCCAGGATCACCGCTGCGCAGCCGCTATGAGCAGTTGGCGGAGGCCATCCGTGGTTCGATGGATGGCCATTTCGACAACGCGTTAAAACAGGCGGTTTAA
- the btuB gene encoding TonB-dependent vitamin B12 receptor BtuB — MIKKTSLLTALSVTAFSGWAQDVNPDTMVVTANRFQQPLSAVLAPVTVVTRQDIDRWQSTSVNDVLRRLPGVDISQSGGSGQLSSIFVRGTNSSHVLVLVDGVRLNLAGVSGSADLSQFPVSLVQRIEYIRGPRSAIYGSDAIGGVVNIITTREKPGTELSAGWGTNNYQNYNISTQQQLGENTRVTLMGDYAYTRGFDVVAYGGTGVQPQSDRDGFQSKTLYGALEHNFSETWSGFVRGYGYDNRTNYDSYYWPGTPLIDTRQLYSQSWDAGLRFNGESIQSQLVSSYSHSKDYNYDPEYGRYDDSATLDDMKQYNVQWSNSVVVGHGNVGTGIDWQKQTTTPGTGYVAEGNEQRNTGLYLTGLQQLGDFTFEGAVRSDDNSQFGRHSTWQTSAGWEFIEGYRFIASYGTSYKAPNLGQLYGFYGNSNLNPEESKQWEGAFEGLTAGVSWRISGYRNDIDDMIDYDDHAQKYYNEGEVRIKGVEATANFDTGPLAHTLSYDYVDARNAITDQPLPRRSKQLVKYQLDWQVHDFDWGLTYQYLGTRYDTDFVTYENVKMGGVSLWDLAVSYPLTSQLTVRGKIANLFDKDYETVYGYPTAGREYTLSGSYTF, encoded by the coding sequence ATGATAAAAAAAACCTCGCTGTTGACGGCGCTCTCCGTCACGGCATTTTCTGGGTGGGCGCAGGATGTTAACCCGGACACCATGGTCGTTACCGCAAACCGTTTTCAACAGCCCCTCAGTGCCGTACTTGCTCCTGTGACTGTGGTTACGCGTCAGGATATTGATCGCTGGCAATCGACTTCCGTGAACGATGTACTGCGCCGTCTGCCTGGGGTAGATATTTCGCAAAGCGGCGGCTCCGGACAGCTCTCTTCCATTTTTGTTCGTGGGACGAATTCCAGCCATGTGCTGGTGTTGGTTGACGGTGTCCGTTTGAATTTGGCGGGGGTCAGTGGATCTGCGGATCTCAGTCAGTTCCCGGTGTCTCTCGTTCAGCGTATTGAATACATCCGGGGCCCGCGCTCAGCCATTTATGGTTCGGATGCGATTGGCGGCGTGGTAAACATCATTACAACGCGCGAGAAACCTGGCACAGAGTTGTCTGCCGGATGGGGAACGAACAATTATCAGAACTATAATATTTCAACGCAGCAACAGCTTGGTGAAAACACACGCGTCACGCTGATGGGGGATTATGCCTATACCCGTGGTTTTGATGTTGTCGCTTACGGTGGTACAGGCGTTCAGCCGCAATCCGATCGGGATGGCTTCCAGAGCAAGACGCTTTATGGCGCGCTGGAGCACAATTTTTCCGAGACCTGGAGCGGGTTTGTGCGCGGCTATGGCTATGATAATCGTACTAATTATGACTCCTACTACTGGCCGGGCACACCGCTGATCGACACTCGTCAACTCTATAGCCAGAGCTGGGATGCCGGATTACGCTTCAACGGCGAGAGCATTCAATCTCAACTGGTTTCCAGTTATAGCCACAGTAAGGACTATAACTACGACCCTGAATATGGTCGCTATGATGATTCCGCAACGCTGGATGATATGAAGCAATACAATGTCCAGTGGTCAAACAGTGTCGTTGTTGGTCACGGTAATGTCGGGACAGGTATCGACTGGCAGAAACAAACCACGACGCCCGGAACGGGTTATGTGGCTGAAGGCAATGAACAGCGCAACACGGGGCTCTACCTGACAGGGCTGCAGCAACTGGGTGACTTCACCTTTGAAGGTGCAGTGCGCAGTGATGATAATTCTCAGTTTGGCCGTCATAGTACCTGGCAAACCAGCGCCGGATGGGAATTTATTGAAGGCTATCGTTTTATTGCTTCCTACGGCACCTCTTACAAAGCCCCGAATCTGGGCCAACTGTATGGCTTCTACGGCAATTCAAATCTGAATCCTGAAGAAAGTAAGCAGTGGGAAGGCGCGTTTGAAGGGTTAACGGCAGGCGTTAGCTGGCGTATTTCAGGTTATCGTAACGATATCGATGACATGATCGATTATGACGATCATGCCCAGAAATATTACAACGAGGGGGAGGTCCGTATTAAAGGGGTTGAGGCAACCGCGAACTTTGATACCGGGCCGTTGGCGCATACGCTCAGCTACGATTATGTTGATGCCCGTAATGCCATTACCGACCAACCGCTGCCTCGTCGCTCAAAACAACTGGTCAAATACCAACTTGACTGGCAGGTGCATGATTTTGACTGGGGCCTGACGTACCAGTATTTAGGCACCCGCTACGATACTGACTTTGTCACTTATGAGAACGTCAAAATGGGCGGCGTGAGTTTGTGGGATCTTGCTGTTTCATATCCACTCACCTCACAACTGACAGTTCGTGGTAAAATAGCTAACCTGTTCGACAAAGATTACGAGACGGTTTATGGCTACCCAACTGCAGGACGGGAATACACCTTGTCTGGCAGCTACACCTTCTGA
- a CDS encoding YijD family membrane protein, translating to MKQSGQDKGTLLLALVAGLSINGTFAALFSSIVPFSVFPLIALILAVYCLHQRYQNRTMPVGLPGLAAACFILGVLLYSTVVRAEYPDIGSNFFPAVLSVALVFWIGFKVRNRKQELAE from the coding sequence ATGAAACAGTCAGGTCAAGATAAAGGTACGCTATTGCTGGCGCTGGTCGCTGGCTTGTCAATCAATGGTACATTTGCGGCGCTGTTTAGCTCCATTGTGCCATTTTCTGTCTTCCCGTTAATTGCGCTGATACTGGCGGTGTATTGCCTGCATCAACGCTATCAAAATCGCACGATGCCTGTAGGGCTACCAGGTCTTGCTGCCGCCTGCTTTATTCTGGGTGTGCTGCTTTACAGTACCGTGGTGCGTGCGGAATATCCGGATATCGGCTCCAACTTCTTCCCGGCGGTACTGTCGGTGGCTCTGGTGTTCTGGATTGGCTTTAAGGTTCGCAATCGTAAGCAGGAATTGGCAGAGTAA
- the fabR gene encoding HTH-type transcriptional repressor FabR, with amino-acid sequence MMGVRAQQKEKTRRSLVEAAFSQLSAERSFASLSLREVAREAGIAPTSFYRHFRDVDELGLTMVDESGLMLRQLMRQARQRIAKGGSVIRTSVSTFMEFIGNNPNAFRLLLRERSGTSAAFRAAVAREIQHFIAELADYLELENHMPRAFTEAQAEAMVTIVFSAGAEALDVGAEQRRQLEERLVLQLRMIAKGAYYWYRREQEKMSHHSE; translated from the coding sequence GTGATGGGCGTTAGAGCGCAACAAAAAGAAAAAACCCGGCGTTCGCTGGTAGAAGCCGCATTCAGTCAACTGAGTGCTGAGCGTAGTTTCGCCAGTCTGAGCCTGCGTGAAGTTGCGCGGGAAGCGGGCATTGCGCCAACCTCGTTTTACCGCCATTTCCGTGATGTGGATGAACTTGGTCTGACGATGGTAGATGAAAGCGGTTTAATGCTACGCCAACTGATGCGTCAGGCGCGTCAGCGTATTGCTAAAGGCGGGAGTGTGATCCGCACCTCGGTCTCCACATTTATGGAGTTCATAGGCAACAATCCAAACGCCTTCCGTTTATTATTGCGTGAACGTTCGGGTACCTCTGCCGCGTTTCGTGCGGCCGTTGCGCGTGAAATTCAACATTTCATCGCGGAACTTGCGGACTATCTTGAACTCGAAAACCATATGCCGCGTGCGTTCACTGAAGCTCAGGCCGAAGCCATGGTGACGATTGTCTTCAGTGCGGGCGCGGAGGCATTGGATGTTGGCGCAGAACAGCGTCGGCAATTAGAAGAGCGACTGGTATTGCAACTGCGCATGATTGCGAAAGGGGCATATTACTGGTATCGCCGTGAACAAGAGAAAATGTCACATCACTCCGAGTAA